Proteins from a genomic interval of Trifolium pratense cultivar HEN17-A07 linkage group LG6, ARS_RC_1.1, whole genome shotgun sequence:
- the LOC123890112 gene encoding inactive protein RESTRICTED TEV MOVEMENT 2-like, whose protein sequence is MESKHAHNRTYEDFDPIYKWRREQGSDTVELHLPGFKREQIRIQINHLGFLVISGERPCDGTKWKRFKKEFELPKYCNEDAIRGNFMQNILSVVMPKKVDLIPQEELVEEQMPELEDVDDYKYQEKKTFQSLKFGGRNIEEEILSKNHEFGENDVETTREVALKFMVVIIVVLVIVNYLVDMSKSVMAQGQSYFQN, encoded by the exons ATGGAAAGCAAGCATGCACATAATCGGACTTATGAGGATTTTGATCCTATTTATAAGTGGCGTAGAGAACAAGGCAGTGACACCGTTGAACTTCATCTTCCAG GTTTTAAGAGAGAGCAAATACGAATTCAGATAAACCATCTTGGTTTTTTGGTGATAAGTGGAGAACGTCCATGTGATGGAACAAAATGGAAACGTTTCAAGAAAGAATTTGAACTTCCAAAATATTGCAATGAAGATGCTATTCGTGGCAATTTCATGCAAAACATTCTTTCAGTTGTAATGCCAAAAAAAGTTGATTTAATACCTCAAGAGGAGCTAGTAGAAGAACAAATGCCAGAACTTgaagatgttgatgattataaaTATCAAGAGAAAAAGACATTTCAGAGTTTGAAATTTGGAGGAAGAAACATAGAAGAAGAGATATTGTCAAAAAATCATGAGTTTGGAGAAAATGATGTAGAAACTACTAGAGAGGTTGCTCTTAAATTTATGGTTGTGATTATTGTTGTGTTGGTTATTGTAAATTATCTTGTGGATATGAGTAAAAGTGTCATGGCTCAAGGTCaatcatattttcaaaattag
- the LOC123890113 gene encoding blue copper protein 1a-like, whose translation MASSRVVLILSLSMVLLSSVSMATDHIVGGDKGWTVDVNYTQWASELVFRVGDNLVFNYDSSRHNVLKVNGTLFQSCTFPPANEALSTGKDIIQLKTEGKKWYVCGIADHCSARQMKFVITVLPEGAPAPSPPPSSAAHSIVSSVFGVIVVTMVGIA comes from the exons ATGGCTTCTTCTCGTGTAGTCTTGATCCTTTCCCTCTCCATGGTTTTGCTTTCCTCAGTTTCAATGGCAACTGATCATATTGTGGGTGGTGACAAGGGATGGACTGTTGATGTCAATTACACTCAATGGGCATCGGAGTTGGTTTTTCGTGTTGGTGACAACCTAG TTTTCAACTATGACTCTTCAAGACACAATGTTTTGAAAGTGAATGGAACGCTCTTTCAAAGCTGCACTTTTCCACCGGCAAACGAAGCACTTTCCACCGGAAAAGATATCATTCAACTAAAAACTGAAGGCAAAAAGTGGTATGTTTGTGGCATAGCTGATCATTGTTCTGCTCGGCAAATGAAGTTTGTTATCACTGTTCTACCAGAAGGTG CACCGGCTCCTTCTCCTCCACCTTCTTCGGCCGCTCACTCTATTGTATCATCTGTGTTTGGAGTCATCGTGGTAACCATGGTTGGTATTGCATGA
- the LOC123890115 gene encoding stress response protein nst1-like, with product MFYSHPLHREARKSGPYLQPRKFVPEPIETSVKIAGANFLKHLRLLKCPSKRRHTSTIDDLHHWIAEVRDLVDDEDLLTGSIIIELNEEIQKKDVEVGKLKVEVQKLEDVVQKKKETKFLKQKTAAVRSGLRVEVRKGKAAEKRKQKAAEIRKLRAQIQKLKTEIGKLKTEIRTLTTEIRKLKTEIQKHEAEVNKKKAKYENYKAKYDEYRDELKAKRQKAVEAGEQSVGGLTC from the exons ATGTTTTATTCTCATCCGCTTCATCGCGAAGCACGAAAATCTGGGCCGTATCTCCAACCACGAAAATTTGTGCCGGAACCTATTGAG ACCTCGGTGAAGATTGCTGGTGCTAATTTCCTCAAGCATTTGCGACTATTGAAGTGTCCATCGAAGCGTCGGCATACTAGTACCATTGATGACctg CACCACTGGATAGCTGAAGTGCGGGATTTGGTCGACGATGAAGATTTACTGACGGGTAGTATAATTATTGAGCTGAatgaagaaattcaaaagaAAGATGTTGAAGTTGGAAAGCTCAAAGTTGAAGTTCAAAAGCTCGAAGATGTAGTTCAAAAGAAGAAGGAAACTAAGTTTCTTAAGCAAAAAACTGCTGCTGTTCGAAGTGGTCTGAGAGTTGAGGTTCGTAAGGGGAAAGCTGCTGAAAAACGAAAGCAGAAAGCTGCTGAAATTCGAAAGCTGAGAGCTCAAATTCAAAAGCTGAAAACTGAAATTGGAAAGCTGAAAACTGAAATTCGAACGTTGACAACTGAAATTCGAAAACTGAAAACTGAAATTCAAAAGCACGAAGCTGAAGTTAACAAGAAGAAAGctaaatatgaaaattacaaAGCTAAATATGACGAATACAGAGATGAACTAAAAGCTAAAAGGCAGAAAGCTGTGGAAGCCGGAGAACAAAGTGTTGGAGGCTTAACATGTTAA